A genomic window from Thioalkalivibrio sp. ALJ12 includes:
- a CDS encoding radical SAM protein: protein MSVSAEEMVAPINFYRPDYHIKTPDMRSPEYVQMSTAAAITLGLVPGTMHRTSCTHCLNLLVTYPEGCRANCSYCGLARHREESRDYADRNFIRVDWPTAKYDEVIERVKNHADAGQFERMCISMITHPNSDADTVELLERWVAEVNHIPVSILSNPTTMSYEDLQLLRDKGADIFTVALDAVTPEIFERTRGKAVESPHSWDKYWQSIEWAAEIFGPEKFGAHLICGMGETEEEILQVCQRIRDLGGHNHMFAFFPEEGSLMEDWNPVPRDQWRRVQLGRFVIDYAGGRIDDMKFNADGQVVDFGLPQSEVDELIASGKPFQTSGCPGKSDEEVSACNRPYGDSSPTDILSFPFALNSTDVGFVQRQMAGEDVGTFDFDADEAEDEKSA from the coding sequence ATGAGTGTAAGTGCAGAGGAGATGGTCGCGCCGATCAACTTTTACCGGCCCGATTATCACATCAAGACCCCGGACATGCGTTCGCCGGAGTACGTGCAGATGTCCACGGCGGCTGCGATCACGCTGGGCCTGGTGCCGGGCACTATGCACCGTACGTCCTGCACCCACTGCCTGAACCTGCTGGTCACCTACCCGGAAGGCTGCCGTGCGAACTGCTCCTATTGCGGTCTGGCGCGCCACCGCGAGGAATCGCGTGACTACGCCGATCGCAACTTCATCCGCGTCGACTGGCCGACCGCCAAGTACGACGAGGTGATCGAGCGCGTGAAGAATCACGCCGACGCCGGGCAGTTCGAGCGCATGTGCATCTCCATGATCACGCACCCGAACTCCGACGCCGACACCGTCGAGCTACTCGAACGCTGGGTCGCCGAGGTCAACCACATCCCGGTGTCGATCCTGTCCAACCCGACCACCATGAGCTACGAAGATCTCCAGCTCCTGCGGGACAAGGGCGCCGATATCTTCACTGTCGCGCTGGACGCGGTCACGCCGGAGATCTTCGAGCGCACCCGTGGCAAGGCGGTTGAGAGCCCTCACAGCTGGGACAAGTACTGGCAGTCCATCGAGTGGGCCGCCGAGATCTTCGGGCCGGAGAAGTTCGGCGCCCACCTGATCTGCGGCATGGGCGAGACCGAGGAAGAGATCCTGCAGGTCTGCCAGCGCATCCGCGACCTGGGCGGCCACAACCACATGTTCGCCTTCTTCCCGGAAGAGGGCTCGCTGATGGAAGACTGGAACCCGGTGCCGCGCGACCAGTGGCGGCGCGTGCAGCTGGGCCGCTTCGTGATCGACTACGCCGGTGGCCGCATCGACGACATGAAGTTCAACGCCGATGGTCAGGTGGTGGATTTCGGCCTGCCGCAGTCCGAGGTCGACGAACTGATCGCCTCCGGCAAGCCGTTCCAGACCTCCGGCTGCCCTGGCAAGTCGGATGAGGAAGTCTCGGCCTGCAACCGTCCCTACGGCGATTCCAGCCCGACGGACATCCTGTCCTTCCCGTTTGCCCTCAATTCGACGGACGTCGGGTTCGTCCAGCGGCAGATGGCCGGGGAGGATGTCGGCACCTTCGACTTCGACGCCGACGAGGCCGAGGACGAAAAGTCCGCATAA
- a CDS encoding OmpP1/FadL family transporter, with protein MEARIIRRSLVTVAVGLAMGSAGVANATNGYFAHGYGTKAKGMGGVGMAISQDAYAPGINPAGIAGMETRFDASVAYFRPERSFEASQPTQMGGINPGSVDSDSENFFVPSLGFVQQIDESRSWGIALLGNGGMNTDYPAYGRDFCQMMGQGNEGGAFCSGTAGVNLEQLAIIPTYAQTFADGRVSVGFSPIISYQRFSAEGLDAFADPAFSADHENMTSGRTDSSWGYGAQIGFQAELAEGARVGASYRSKIRAGDFDRYAGLFVNGGEFDVPSTYGLGFSLDVTPNVTLSADYQKIRYSEIDAIANPSANIGGAMMGDPDSRFGASNGPGFGWDDVNIFKFGAQIDGGNGWTWRVGYNRGENPISSDDVALNILAPAVMTDHFTAGFTREFGQHEINFAAMYAPRQRVRGQNVFDPGQDVEIEMRQYELEIGYAYRF; from the coding sequence ATGGAAGCACGCATCATTCGCCGCAGTCTGGTGACGGTCGCGGTCGGCCTTGCAATGGGCAGCGCCGGCGTCGCCAATGCCACCAACGGCTATTTCGCGCACGGCTATGGCACCAAGGCCAAGGGCATGGGTGGGGTCGGCATGGCCATCTCCCAGGACGCCTATGCCCCCGGCATCAACCCCGCCGGTATCGCCGGCATGGAGACCCGCTTCGACGCATCGGTCGCCTACTTCCGCCCGGAACGGTCGTTCGAGGCGAGCCAGCCAACGCAGATGGGGGGCATTAATCCTGGAAGCGTAGATAGCGACAGCGAGAACTTTTTCGTTCCGTCGCTCGGTTTCGTGCAGCAGATCGATGAGAGCCGTTCGTGGGGTATTGCTCTTCTCGGTAATGGTGGGATGAACACCGATTACCCCGCCTATGGGCGCGATTTTTGCCAGATGATGGGGCAAGGAAACGAGGGTGGAGCATTTTGTAGTGGTACGGCCGGAGTGAATCTGGAGCAGCTAGCGATCATCCCGACGTATGCGCAGACATTCGCCGATGGGCGAGTCAGCGTCGGTTTCAGCCCCATCATCAGCTACCAACGTTTTAGCGCCGAGGGCTTGGATGCGTTTGCGGATCCAGCGTTCTCCGCGGATCACGAGAACATGACCAGCGGGCGAACCGATTCTAGTTGGGGGTATGGTGCCCAGATCGGTTTTCAGGCGGAACTGGCGGAGGGAGCTCGTGTTGGTGCGAGTTATCGTTCCAAGATCCGCGCAGGTGACTTCGATAGGTACGCAGGCCTGTTTGTGAACGGTGGCGAGTTCGATGTCCCATCAACCTATGGCCTCGGATTTTCGCTGGATGTGACACCGAATGTGACCCTGTCGGCGGATTACCAAAAGATCCGCTATTCGGAGATTGATGCGATTGCCAATCCATCCGCCAACATTGGTGGCGCGATGATGGGTGATCCTGATTCACGGTTCGGTGCATCCAATGGTCCCGGATTTGGTTGGGATGACGTGAACATCTTCAAGTTCGGGGCTCAGATCGACGGGGGTAATGGCTGGACCTGGCGCGTCGGCTATAACCGTGGCGAAAATCCCATCAGCTCGGACGATGTTGCGCTGAATATCCTTGCGCCCGCTGTGATGACGGATCACTTTACCGCGGGCTTCACCCGAGAGTTTGGCCAGCACGAGATCAATTTCGCTGCGATGTATGCACCGCGGCAAAGGGTGAGGGGGCAGAACGTCTTTGATCCGGGTCAGGACGTCGAGATCGAGATGCGGCAGTACGAGCTCGAGATCGGGTACGCGTACCGCTTCTGA
- a CDS encoding lipoate--protein ligase family protein: MVASTVTPEWIDAGARSAEELHALYTGLASSTPPESPLRVLWVHSREAHISVGASQDPAMDLDLVACKANSVPVVRRPLGGGSVWVDADQACFFLIQPRQVLARGHRHLFALGLGIAMDVLRELGLEGVEARGQDVWVQGRKIMGTGAATLNEGCVFGASFLRRFPVERFLSCVNAPSDGYREWLRPALEEGMTDCAEQCPEAAPTPERLEAALSEVLERRFSTPARCYRPSSAEWDEWLAAGREELADLADSQGGPAVRDGIRVNRENHVFETRGHCGRLRLHIAGTHIARIWCEDPSVDRVLRETLVGESPERLRVRSRLNGQLDAVIVDEVSARIDGLYRGIAAA, translated from the coding sequence TTGGTCGCATCCACGGTCACCCCGGAATGGATTGATGCCGGGGCCCGCTCCGCGGAAGAACTCCACGCCCTCTATACCGGTCTGGCGAGCAGCACGCCGCCGGAGTCGCCGTTGCGCGTGCTGTGGGTGCATTCGCGAGAGGCGCACATCTCCGTGGGCGCCAGCCAGGACCCGGCCATGGATCTGGACCTGGTCGCCTGCAAGGCCAATAGCGTGCCGGTCGTGCGCCGCCCGCTCGGGGGCGGCTCCGTCTGGGTGGATGCCGACCAGGCCTGTTTCTTCCTGATTCAGCCCCGCCAGGTCCTCGCCCGTGGCCATCGCCACCTGTTCGCGCTGGGGCTGGGCATCGCGATGGATGTACTGCGCGAGCTGGGGCTGGAAGGCGTCGAGGCGCGCGGTCAGGACGTCTGGGTTCAGGGGCGCAAGATCATGGGTACTGGTGCGGCCACGCTGAACGAGGGTTGTGTGTTCGGCGCTAGCTTCCTGCGCCGCTTCCCGGTGGAACGCTTTCTATCGTGTGTAAATGCCCCAAGCGACGGCTACCGCGAATGGCTGCGCCCGGCACTGGAAGAGGGCATGACCGATTGTGCGGAGCAGTGCCCCGAGGCGGCGCCGACGCCGGAACGTCTGGAGGCGGCCCTGAGCGAGGTGCTGGAGCGCCGCTTCAGTACCCCCGCGCGGTGTTACCGTCCGAGTTCCGCAGAATGGGACGAGTGGCTGGCGGCCGGGCGCGAGGAACTCGCCGACCTGGCCGACAGCCAGGGCGGGCCGGCCGTGCGCGACGGTATCCGTGTGAATCGGGAGAACCATGTCTTCGAGACGCGCGGCCACTGTGGCCGCCTGCGCTTGCATATCGCCGGGACACACATTGCACGCATTTGGTGCGAGGACCCGAGCGTGGATCGCGTACTGCGCGAGACCCTGGTGGGCGAGTCGCCGGAGCGCCTGCGTGTGCGCTCGCGCCTGAACGGCCAGCTCGACGCGGTGATCGTCGACGAGGTCAGCGCACGCATCGACGGTCTCTACCGAGGGATCGCCGCCGCCTGA
- a CDS encoding CbbQ/NirQ/NorQ/GpvN family protein: MKNLINRIRGVERDVIEKPGDAGDAPFYKAQGDEIEIFQAAYSKRLPVMLKGPTGCGKTRFLEHVAHTLGQPLVTVSCHEDLTSSDLVGRFLLEGEETVWQDGPLTRSVKEGAICYLDEIVEARTDTTVVIHPLTDHRRQLPLDKKSQIIDAHEDFMLVISYNPGYQTVLKDLKPSTKQRFVGIHFDYPAEDVEREIVAKESGGLDADRVEKLVAAGRKARALKDHGLEEATSTRALAYAGELMQAGLSPRVACRAAMIAPITDDPELIQALEEIFDAHFPESEAA; this comes from the coding sequence ATGAAGAACCTGATTAACCGTATCCGCGGTGTGGAACGCGACGTGATCGAGAAGCCCGGCGACGCGGGCGATGCCCCGTTCTACAAGGCCCAGGGCGACGAGATCGAGATCTTTCAGGCCGCGTACTCGAAGCGCCTGCCGGTGATGCTCAAGGGCCCGACCGGCTGTGGCAAGACCCGCTTCCTGGAACACGTGGCGCATACCCTCGGCCAGCCGCTGGTGACCGTCTCCTGCCACGAGGACCTGACCAGCTCCGACCTGGTCGGGCGCTTCCTGCTGGAGGGCGAGGAGACCGTCTGGCAGGACGGCCCGCTGACCCGCTCGGTCAAGGAGGGCGCGATCTGCTATCTCGACGAGATCGTCGAGGCGCGTACCGACACCACCGTGGTCATTCACCCGCTGACCGACCACCGCCGTCAGCTCCCGCTGGACAAGAAGTCCCAGATCATCGATGCGCACGAGGACTTCATGCTGGTGATCTCCTACAACCCCGGCTACCAAACGGTGCTGAAGGACCTGAAGCCCTCGACCAAGCAGCGCTTTGTCGGTATCCACTTCGACTATCCGGCCGAGGATGTCGAGCGCGAGATCGTGGCCAAGGAATCCGGCGGCCTGGATGCCGATCGCGTCGAGAAGCTGGTGGCTGCCGGACGCAAGGCGCGGGCCCTGAAGGACCACGGACTGGAAGAGGCGACCTCCACCCGTGCGCTCGCCTATGCCGGCGAGCTGATGCAGGCGGGGCTGAGCCCGCGCGTGGCCTGCCGCGCCGCGATGATCGCCCCGATCACCGATGACCCCGAGCTGATTCAGGCGCTGGAAGAGATCTTCGACGCCCACTTCCCCGAGTCCGAAGCCGCGTGA
- a CDS encoding nitric oxide reductase activation protein NorD, which yields MSDQARNSGGANTEAEDLVEIEEILQHLEDISFVAHRDTKEALPAIRAFGAATARRWIETVRELFFHDREAGKSFMRNSARLAEHMQTVDLWLDQAARFKQWVNSADALEGFMAQADRVYDAWGEAGEREWAEIGLRWCERSLPDARAYFETPFDKLSAGRGIEGLRALIEPAETLFDERGLTLDAYLEGAPIARNLVGDQGLLSWARRGADLLKAGRSRGEAYFRLESDESLKLLLEALPGFRPRMHGRFLRLVLLAWLDADIPLADSSWKPGEGRPMLETDGRRLFMPAVMDSREEAIVATQHAAAHLAFDTYAQSDVERLFERAGVEHPPLDDRSRITWRPLFAPFEARMFRFQVLFDLAEDLRVNARLAPRIPNFLPRLVALAEDHERPEGAAGVYFDFALKAHQALLRDEAQDPRLARVLEPDPDVVTAWAIGEELFADEAFPEITIEERAEAYLPGLSLNQSLPVYPQRKRDGSLADFRDHEAHDEHKFEREKQEEQPQQAPEQAQKDPDADIQTPQQETSGTGGRIGTGIPQPAQVAKRAAPYTPKKDGIPYPEWDYREQRYISDWVNLYERVLDDENPELAATILSENADTLKRLTRGLEMQRPMRLAPQRKQMDGDELDTEAVIDFIADKKAGLSPKAFIYRRRAVQHRDTGVMMLADMSTSIMARHPGGQGKIVDRVREGMMLFAEAIEKVGDPYAISGFASKQRDQVNYYWLKDFNEDLNDTVRARIAGVSGRLASRMGAGIRHSLEAFKRCSAQRRLLLILSDGRPADYDDGGDQRYLHEDTRMAMKEAVDAGVHPFCITLDPSGSEYLPAIFGPGHYTIIDHVDELPRRLPEIYLRLRQ from the coding sequence GTGAGCGACCAGGCCCGCAACAGCGGCGGGGCGAACACGGAAGCCGAAGATCTCGTCGAGATCGAGGAGATTCTCCAGCATCTGGAGGACATCAGCTTCGTCGCCCACCGCGACACCAAGGAGGCCCTCCCGGCCATCCGCGCGTTCGGTGCCGCCACCGCGCGGCGCTGGATCGAGACCGTGCGCGAGCTGTTCTTCCACGACCGCGAGGCCGGCAAGAGCTTCATGCGCAATTCCGCGCGGCTCGCGGAGCACATGCAGACGGTGGACCTGTGGCTGGACCAGGCCGCCCGCTTCAAGCAGTGGGTCAACTCCGCCGATGCCCTGGAAGGTTTCATGGCTCAGGCCGATCGCGTGTACGACGCCTGGGGCGAGGCCGGCGAGCGCGAGTGGGCCGAGATCGGCCTGCGCTGGTGCGAACGCAGCCTGCCCGATGCCCGCGCCTATTTCGAGACGCCGTTCGACAAGCTCTCCGCCGGCCGAGGTATCGAGGGCCTGCGCGCGCTGATCGAGCCGGCCGAGACGCTGTTCGACGAACGCGGCCTGACCCTGGATGCCTATCTTGAGGGTGCCCCGATCGCCCGCAACCTGGTCGGCGACCAGGGCCTGCTGTCCTGGGCCCGGCGCGGAGCGGACCTGCTGAAGGCCGGGCGCTCGCGCGGTGAGGCCTATTTTCGCCTGGAGAGCGACGAGAGCCTGAAGCTGCTCCTGGAGGCGCTGCCGGGCTTTCGCCCGCGCATGCACGGGCGCTTCCTGCGCCTGGTGCTGCTGGCCTGGCTGGATGCCGATATCCCGCTGGCCGATTCCAGCTGGAAGCCGGGCGAGGGCCGCCCGATGCTCGAGACCGACGGCCGGCGGCTGTTTATGCCGGCGGTGATGGACTCGCGCGAGGAGGCGATCGTCGCCACCCAGCACGCGGCCGCGCATCTGGCCTTCGATACGTATGCGCAGTCCGATGTCGAGCGGCTGTTCGAGCGTGCCGGGGTCGAGCACCCGCCGCTGGATGACCGCTCGCGCATCACCTGGCGCCCGCTGTTCGCGCCATTCGAGGCGCGCATGTTCCGCTTCCAGGTGCTGTTCGACCTGGCCGAGGACCTGCGCGTGAACGCGCGCCTGGCCCCGCGCATCCCGAACTTCCTGCCGCGCCTGGTGGCGCTGGCCGAGGACCATGAGCGCCCGGAGGGCGCGGCCGGCGTCTACTTCGATTTCGCGCTGAAGGCCCACCAGGCCCTGCTGCGCGACGAGGCGCAGGACCCGCGTCTGGCGCGCGTGCTGGAGCCGGACCCGGATGTGGTCACCGCCTGGGCCATCGGCGAGGAGCTGTTCGCCGACGAGGCCTTCCCCGAGATCACCATCGAGGAGCGCGCCGAGGCCTATCTGCCCGGGCTGTCGCTGAACCAGTCGCTGCCGGTGTATCCGCAGCGGAAACGCGACGGCAGCCTGGCCGACTTCCGCGACCACGAGGCGCACGACGAACACAAGTTCGAGCGCGAGAAGCAGGAAGAGCAGCCGCAGCAGGCCCCGGAGCAGGCGCAGAAAGACCCGGACGCCGACATCCAGACCCCGCAGCAGGAGACCTCTGGCACCGGCGGGCGCATCGGCACGGGTATCCCGCAGCCGGCCCAGGTGGCCAAGCGCGCCGCTCCCTACACCCCGAAGAAGGACGGCATCCCGTATCCCGAGTGGGACTACCGCGAGCAGCGCTATATCTCCGACTGGGTGAATCTCTACGAGCGCGTGCTGGACGACGAAAACCCGGAGCTGGCGGCCACGATCCTGTCGGAGAACGCCGACACCCTGAAACGCCTGACCCGCGGTCTCGAGATGCAGCGTCCGATGCGCCTGGCGCCGCAGCGCAAGCAGATGGACGGCGACGAGCTCGACACCGAGGCAGTAATCGACTTCATCGCCGACAAGAAGGCGGGGCTGTCGCCGAAGGCCTTCATCTACCGCCGCCGTGCGGTGCAGCACCGTGATACCGGCGTCATGATGCTGGCGGACATGTCCACCTCGATCATGGCGCGCCACCCGGGCGGGCAGGGCAAGATCGTCGACCGCGTGCGCGAGGGGATGATGCTGTTCGCCGAGGCGATCGAGAAGGTCGGCGATCCCTACGCGATCTCCGGCTTCGCCTCCAAGCAGCGCGACCAGGTCAACTACTACTGGCTGAAGGATTTCAACGAGGACCTGAACGACACCGTCCGCGCCCGCATCGCCGGGGTCTCCGGGCGCCTGGCCTCGCGTATGGGCGCGGGCATCCGCCACTCGCTGGAGGCATTCAAGCGCTGTTCGGCCCAGCGCCGGCTGCTGCTGATCCTGTCCGACGGCCGCCCGGCCGACTACGACGACGGCGGTGACCAGCGCTACCTGCACGAGGACACGCGCATGGCGATGAAGGAGGCGGTGGACGCCGGCGTGCACCCGTTCTGCATCACCCTGGACCCGTCCGGTTCGGAATACCTGCCGGCGATCTTCGGTCCCGGTCACTACACCATCATCGACCACGTGGACGAGCTGCCGCGCCGTCTGCCCGAGATCTATCTGAGGCTGCGCCAGTGA